From one Syntrophobacterales bacterium genomic stretch:
- a CDS encoding cation:proton antiporter subunit C — protein MIDFIRGHYTYWGVILLMLIGMYGMIFKNNLVKKLIGMTIFQVSIIMFYVASAAKWAATVPVLDPAIGAADAARYISPLQHCLMLTAIVVGVATSGVAFALAIVIYRHYKTLDEPLLIERMKAQP, from the coding sequence ATGATTGATTTTATCCGGGGGCACTATACCTACTGGGGCGTTATTCTTCTCATGTTGATCGGCATGTATGGGATGATTTTCAAGAACAATCTCGTCAAGAAGCTGATCGGGATGACCATTTTCCAGGTTTCGATCATCATGTTCTATGTGGCAAGCGCTGCCAAATGGGCAGCGACAGTGCCTGTACTCGATCCGGCGATCGGCGCTGCCGATGCAGCGCGCTATATCAGTCCGCTGCAGCATTGCCTGATGCTTACCGCCATCGTCGTCGGCGTGGCTACAAGCGGGGTCGCCTTCGCATTGGCCATTGTCATTTATCGTCACTATAAGACCCTGGACGAACCGCTCCTGATCGAACGGATGAAAGCGCAGCCATGA